The following proteins are co-located in the Gordonia polyisoprenivorans genome:
- a CDS encoding MogA/MoaB family molybdenum cofactor biosynthesis protein — MSTQRVARIVVASTRASRGAYPDRTGPIIAEWLADHGFSVDELDVVADGPPVGDAIRAAIYADVDLVLTTGGTGLAPTDRTPEQTRPLLDIEIPGLADAIRTAGLPQVPTAVLSRGTAGVAGTTLVVNLPGSTGGVRDGLSVLATVVDHALDQIRGGDH, encoded by the coding sequence ATGAGCACGCAGCGCGTCGCGCGGATCGTCGTCGCCTCCACCCGGGCCTCCCGTGGTGCCTATCCCGATCGCACGGGCCCGATCATCGCCGAGTGGCTCGCCGACCACGGGTTTTCTGTCGACGAGCTCGACGTCGTCGCCGACGGCCCGCCGGTGGGTGACGCGATCCGGGCCGCGATCTACGCCGACGTCGACCTCGTCCTCACCACCGGTGGAACCGGGCTCGCCCCGACCGACCGGACTCCCGAACAAACCCGGCCGCTGCTCGACATCGAGATCCCCGGTCTCGCCGACGCCATCCGCACCGCCGGGCTGCCGCAGGTACCGACCGCGGTGCTCTCCCGCGGCACCGCCGGGGTCGCCGGCACCACGCTGGTGGTCAATCTGCCCGGCTCGACCGGCGGTGTGCGCGACGGCCTTTCGGTCCTCGCCACCGTCGTCGACCACGCTCTCGACCAGATTCGCGGCGGCGACCACTGA
- a CDS encoding DUF2771 family protein has protein sequence MVNPGEKKAIAIIVTVAVAFVVVVAAGVGILVAGNTGEDKDDAYIQLAVGGDLHTVQPARWCDVFVRECTPPRDQQQRTTPRVPIPLNSTALLSVSETVAKAPWNLTTLYWTPQGLVEEESPQASNTTYTVALRSRPDRVLLGVTITAASAVATNPDGSTDIARGIIAADTAPPR, from the coding sequence GTGGTCAACCCCGGTGAGAAGAAGGCGATCGCGATCATCGTCACAGTGGCCGTCGCGTTCGTGGTCGTCGTCGCGGCAGGTGTCGGCATCCTGGTGGCCGGCAACACCGGCGAGGACAAGGACGACGCATACATCCAGCTCGCCGTCGGCGGCGACCTCCACACGGTGCAACCGGCCCGTTGGTGTGATGTGTTCGTGCGCGAGTGCACCCCGCCGCGGGATCAGCAGCAACGCACGACCCCGCGGGTACCGATCCCCCTGAACTCGACGGCGCTGCTGTCGGTGTCGGAGACGGTCGCCAAGGCGCCGTGGAATCTCACGACCCTCTACTGGACCCCGCAGGGCCTGGTGGAGGAGGAATCACCGCAGGCGTCGAACACCACCTACACGGTTGCCCTGCGGTCGCGCCCGGACCGGGTGCTGCTCGGCGTGACGATCACCGCGGCATCGGCGGTGGCGACCAACCCGGACGGGTCGACCGACATCGCGCGCGGGATCATCGCCGCCGACACGGCTCCGCCCAGGTGA
- a CDS encoding DUF3027 domain-containing protein produces MDGPRLLDAVEVARAALVEDGHEPGAHRQAIAEGEWAAAHYFDADLTGYRGWQWCVVVAGAPGTDAVTVSEVVLLPGEGALLAPEWVPWSERVAPGDLTAGDMFAADADDPRLVPNHVDTTSALLSATAVPEVADDYPADDVEASAPDPEDLAEVAGVLGLGRKRLLSREGRDVAAQRWYDGEHGPGAEMAVASPFPCCTCGFYIPLSGALRVAFGACANEYSADGQVVSAEYGCGAHSDVVAPSGEGSPAYDAFDDGVLEIVAVGAGTAGADGEPDARA; encoded by the coding sequence ATGGACGGCCCGCGGTTGCTCGACGCCGTCGAGGTCGCCCGTGCCGCGCTCGTCGAGGACGGGCATGAGCCGGGTGCCCACCGTCAGGCGATCGCCGAAGGTGAGTGGGCTGCAGCGCACTACTTCGACGCCGATCTCACCGGATATCGCGGCTGGCAGTGGTGCGTGGTGGTTGCCGGGGCGCCCGGAACCGACGCGGTCACCGTCAGCGAGGTGGTCCTCCTGCCGGGCGAAGGTGCGCTGCTCGCGCCCGAATGGGTGCCGTGGAGCGAACGCGTCGCGCCCGGCGATCTGACGGCAGGCGACATGTTCGCCGCCGACGCCGACGATCCGCGGCTCGTGCCCAACCATGTCGACACCACGAGTGCCCTGCTCTCCGCGACCGCTGTGCCGGAGGTGGCCGACGACTATCCGGCCGACGACGTCGAGGCATCGGCCCCGGACCCCGAGGACCTGGCCGAGGTGGCCGGCGTACTCGGACTCGGACGTAAGCGGCTGCTCAGCCGGGAGGGCCGCGACGTGGCCGCCCAGCGCTGGTACGACGGCGAGCACGGCCCCGGCGCAGAGATGGCGGTGGCGTCCCCTTTTCCGTGTTGCACCTGCGGTTTCTACATCCCGCTGTCGGGTGCGTTGCGGGTGGCTTTCGGCGCGTGCGCCAACGAGTATTCCGCCGACGGCCAGGTGGTCTCGGCCGAATACGGATGCGGGGCGCACTCCGACGTCGTCGCCCCGAGCGGTGAGGGATCACCGGCGTACGACGCCTTCGATGACGGCGTGCTCGAGATCGTTGCGGTCGGCGCCGGTACTGCCGGTGCCGACGGTGAGCCGGACGCGCGGGCCTGA
- the moaA gene encoding GTP 3',8-cyclase MoaA, which produces MTVVDLGLPLPSVLTRSADESRSGASTAPTSGPLRDTFGRVATDLRVSVTDRCNLRCDYCMPAEGLDWLPTESVMTTAEFIRVLRIAVADLGIRTVRFTGGEPLLRRDLEDIIAAVTSLPQRPEIAMTTNGLGLTRRAAGLVEAGLTRINVSLDTVDPARFAEITRRNRLPDVLAGLDAARRAGLYPIKVNAVVPDRRDLAGLVDLARFCLDAGYQLRIIEQMPLDAGHRWDRSRMVTATEILDVMSAHLRLRPDIVPRGGAPAETFLVDGHTDARGAPARIGVIASVTRPFCGDCDRTRLTADGALRNCLFADTETSLMPVLRGGGDDELDVDRRIAQMWRENAWAKRAGHAVNTAGFRQPDRPMSAIGG; this is translated from the coding sequence ATGACCGTCGTCGACCTGGGCCTGCCGCTCCCGTCGGTGCTGACACGCTCCGCCGACGAGTCGCGGTCCGGGGCGTCGACCGCACCCACGTCCGGGCCGCTGCGTGACACGTTCGGACGGGTGGCCACCGACCTGCGGGTGTCGGTGACCGACCGCTGCAATCTGCGCTGCGACTACTGCATGCCCGCCGAGGGCCTCGACTGGTTGCCGACCGAGTCGGTGATGACCACCGCCGAGTTCATCCGGGTGCTGCGGATCGCGGTGGCCGACCTCGGCATCCGCACCGTCCGGTTCACCGGCGGCGAGCCGCTGCTGCGCCGTGATCTCGAGGACATCATCGCTGCCGTCACCTCGCTGCCGCAGCGCCCGGAGATCGCGATGACGACCAACGGCCTCGGGTTGACGCGCCGTGCCGCCGGTCTCGTCGAGGCCGGGTTGACGCGCATCAATGTCTCGCTGGACACCGTCGATCCCGCCCGGTTCGCCGAGATCACCCGACGTAACCGGCTGCCCGACGTCCTCGCCGGCCTCGACGCCGCCCGTCGCGCGGGGTTGTATCCGATCAAGGTCAACGCGGTCGTCCCGGATCGTCGGGACCTGGCCGGACTGGTCGACCTCGCCCGGTTCTGCCTCGACGCCGGATATCAGCTGCGGATCATCGAGCAGATGCCGCTCGATGCCGGACATCGGTGGGATCGGTCGCGGATGGTCACCGCGACGGAGATCCTCGACGTGATGTCGGCCCATCTCCGATTGCGCCCCGACATCGTGCCGCGTGGCGGTGCGCCTGCGGAGACCTTCCTCGTCGATGGCCACACCGACGCCCGCGGAGCACCTGCGCGCATCGGCGTCATCGCGTCGGTGACGCGTCCGTTCTGCGGTGACTGCGACCGGACCCGGCTGACCGCGGACGGGGCGCTGCGCAACTGCTTGTTCGCCGATACCGAGACCTCGCTGATGCCCGTGCTGCGGGGCGGTGGTGACGACGAGCTCGACGTCGATCGCCGGATCGCGCAAATGTGGCGGGAGAACGCCTGGGCCAAACGGGCCGGGCACGCGGTCAACACCGCCGGATTCCGCCAGCCGGACCGTCCGATGTCGGCGATCGGGGGCTGA
- a CDS encoding MoaD/ThiS family protein encodes MRVTVRYFAAASAAAKTESDVLDIAENITLGELEHILAADNPELARVLERCSYLRDEIALCDRTRRLGPTHTIDVLPPFAGG; translated from the coding sequence ATGCGTGTGACGGTCCGTTATTTCGCTGCCGCGTCCGCCGCCGCGAAGACCGAATCCGACGTGCTGGACATTGCAGAGAACATCACCCTCGGTGAGCTCGAACACATTCTGGCAGCCGACAATCCGGAGTTGGCGCGGGTGTTGGAGCGGTGCTCGTATCTGCGCGACGAGATCGCGCTGTGCGACCGCACGCGTCGCCTCGGTCCGACGCACACGATCGACGTTCTCCCCCCGTTTGCCGGGGGTTGA
- a CDS encoding cold-shock protein: MPSGKVKWYDAEKGFGFLAQEGGEDVYVRSSALPDGVEALKPGQRVEFGMAAGRRGPQALTVTVLEPAPSVTKNTREAARKEVKRHSPDELHGMVADLITLLEGKVQPDLRKGRYPDRKTAQRISEVVRAVARELDS; the protein is encoded by the coding sequence GTGCCGAGCGGCAAGGTGAAGTGGTACGACGCCGAGAAGGGCTTCGGTTTTCTCGCACAAGAGGGCGGCGAGGACGTGTACGTGCGTTCGTCGGCGCTGCCCGACGGCGTCGAGGCGCTCAAGCCCGGCCAGCGGGTGGAATTCGGCATGGCCGCCGGCCGTCGGGGCCCGCAGGCGTTGACTGTCACCGTGCTCGAACCCGCGCCCAGCGTCACCAAGAACACCCGCGAAGCCGCGCGCAAAGAGGTCAAGCGGCACAGCCCCGACGAACTGCACGGTATGGTCGCCGACCTCATCACCCTTCTCGAGGGCAAGGTGCAGCCGGATCTGCGCAAGGGCCGCTACCCGGATCGCAAGACCGCACAACGCATTTCCGAGGTCGTGCGCGCCGTCGCCCGCGAGCTCGACAGCTAG
- a CDS encoding sacsin N-terminal ATP-binding-like domain-containing protein — MNTDTFGTADLAAATLSAWRDSPTRLAEDVAAEDDLASVGYRDRLFVELVTNAADAARLGGVDGEVAIWSDADGLHVANTGAPLTEAGVRSLLALRVSAKRPDDTGGVIGRFGVGFSATAAVAHTVEIRSTSGTIRFDRARTAVAVADAGIVDAQRVPLLRLAWPDEGVPRAGFTTEIVLGLVEGLDPQAILDAAAAQAPDLLLALTALRLITVEDNAFEIGRTELADDELSSGSRVRRLTVTVTGRDDRRSRDFAEIEHGPSRWLRADDGRPVSAGADASAADVLWAPTPTDIELSLPCRLIARLPLTQDRRHVHPDADIAAAAAGYVDMLRLAEPGDGVALVPRAHRARNGDDARLIDAVLDELRRTAWLPGIAGTPLVPDRAAVLIGVGPDLAEVLGELLADLVHPDLSLAHQLPVLESLGVTRIGLASLAERLTGVERDAAWWGRLYAALAPLVSTALDAEELAALPIPRSDGRMNIGARGLFTAHAVQTPLRWIRTVAAEADHPLLERLGVHRLSITDALADPALRMLVEEAADLVEDGAGEEVDATGLAEEVLALLGADTEADVPEWLSRLPLLADDGELRSADELLLADSPLAAVLVEDHPFGLLDGAVAERHGVAALRRLGVGWSFAVIGDDLPTGPDHDLPDEEQWWETLPDAPERLCAIRDLDLVDPDRWAQALTLIVEDEQTARALDDREGYTAWWLRHFAEVDGLLVGEYRAPSDHSLVGVLDPLVHPYADELAPALAALPPESATEASLLLARLGDRVRTISPGVARGIYSSVVEVCRSGRLVWSEIDAPDAVRVASGAAVSTDEERGPVVLDDPWWAQAVDPGLLVIGPGSPEGATLLADILDLPQVSEEFTAAPIGAGEYTTADATAAVLFTSETGRPVPGEVRVHDNLRMVLSRKGGGAASEVRVRWWVDDRGVTHLSRRR; from the coding sequence TTGAACACCGATACCTTCGGTACCGCTGACCTCGCTGCGGCGACGCTGTCGGCGTGGCGGGACTCACCGACCCGTCTGGCCGAAGATGTTGCCGCCGAAGATGATCTGGCCAGTGTCGGTTACCGCGACCGCCTGTTCGTTGAACTCGTCACCAACGCTGCCGATGCGGCCCGGCTCGGAGGAGTGGACGGCGAGGTCGCGATCTGGTCGGATGCCGACGGTTTGCACGTTGCCAATACCGGTGCGCCGCTGACCGAAGCGGGGGTGCGGTCGCTGCTGGCGCTACGTGTCTCGGCCAAACGGCCCGACGACACCGGAGGCGTCATCGGCCGGTTCGGGGTGGGATTCAGCGCCACCGCCGCCGTCGCGCACACCGTCGAGATCCGCTCGACGAGCGGGACGATCCGCTTCGATCGGGCACGCACCGCTGTGGCAGTTGCGGACGCGGGAATCGTTGACGCACAGCGGGTTCCGCTCCTGCGGCTGGCTTGGCCGGACGAAGGCGTGCCCCGTGCCGGATTCACGACCGAGATCGTACTCGGCCTGGTCGAGGGACTCGACCCGCAAGCGATCCTCGACGCAGCCGCCGCGCAGGCCCCCGATCTGCTTCTGGCGCTGACCGCGCTGCGGTTGATCACCGTGGAGGACAACGCTTTCGAGATCGGCCGGACCGAACTCGCCGACGACGAACTGTCCTCCGGTTCCCGAGTTCGTCGGCTCACGGTGACCGTGACGGGCCGGGACGATCGGCGGAGTCGGGACTTCGCCGAGATCGAGCACGGGCCGTCACGATGGTTGCGCGCCGACGATGGTCGGCCGGTCAGTGCCGGGGCGGACGCGTCGGCGGCCGATGTGCTCTGGGCGCCGACACCGACGGACATCGAACTGTCGTTGCCGTGTCGGCTCATCGCCCGTCTCCCGCTCACCCAGGATCGTCGCCACGTGCACCCCGATGCCGACATCGCCGCGGCCGCAGCGGGTTACGTGGATATGCTGCGTCTTGCCGAGCCCGGCGACGGTGTGGCACTCGTTCCCCGCGCGCATCGCGCGCGTAACGGTGACGATGCCCGGTTGATCGACGCGGTGCTCGACGAACTGCGCCGTACTGCATGGCTTCCCGGTATCGCGGGGACGCCGCTGGTGCCGGATCGCGCGGCGGTGCTGATCGGGGTCGGTCCCGATCTCGCGGAGGTTCTCGGTGAGTTGCTCGCCGATCTCGTCCATCCGGATCTGTCTCTCGCACATCAACTGCCGGTGCTCGAATCGCTCGGGGTCACCCGGATCGGGTTGGCGTCGTTGGCGGAGCGGCTGACCGGTGTGGAACGTGACGCGGCGTGGTGGGGGCGGTTGTACGCGGCGCTCGCACCGCTGGTGTCGACGGCCCTCGATGCCGAAGAACTTGCCGCGCTGCCCATCCCGCGTTCGGATGGTCGGATGAACATCGGTGCGCGCGGATTGTTCACCGCGCACGCCGTGCAGACGCCCCTGCGCTGGATTCGTACCGTCGCGGCCGAAGCCGACCATCCACTCCTGGAACGACTCGGTGTGCACCGGCTTTCGATCACCGATGCGCTCGCCGATCCGGCGCTACGCATGCTCGTCGAGGAGGCTGCCGACCTCGTCGAGGACGGTGCGGGTGAGGAGGTCGACGCCACCGGTTTGGCCGAGGAGGTGCTCGCGCTGCTCGGCGCAGACACGGAAGCCGATGTGCCCGAATGGCTGTCGCGGCTTCCGCTACTCGCCGACGATGGTGAGTTACGCAGTGCCGACGAGTTGCTGCTCGCCGATTCGCCGTTGGCCGCGGTGCTCGTCGAGGACCATCCCTTCGGTCTGCTCGACGGCGCCGTCGCCGAGCGACACGGGGTCGCGGCGCTTCGCCGGCTCGGGGTGGGATGGTCGTTCGCAGTGATCGGCGACGACCTGCCGACGGGGCCCGATCATGATCTCCCCGACGAGGAGCAGTGGTGGGAGACCTTGCCGGATGCCCCGGAACGTCTGTGCGCCATCCGCGATCTCGACCTCGTCGATCCCGACCGGTGGGCGCAGGCCCTGACGTTGATCGTCGAGGACGAGCAGACGGCACGAGCGCTCGACGATCGCGAGGGGTACACCGCCTGGTGGTTGCGCCACTTCGCCGAGGTCGACGGTTTACTGGTCGGCGAATACCGCGCGCCGTCGGATCACTCACTCGTCGGTGTGCTCGATCCGTTGGTGCATCCGTACGCGGACGAACTGGCTCCTGCGCTCGCAGCGCTACCGCCCGAATCCGCCACGGAGGCATCGTTGTTGCTGGCCAGACTGGGCGATCGGGTGAGAACGATCTCGCCCGGTGTCGCTCGCGGGATCTACTCCTCGGTGGTCGAGGTCTGCCGGTCGGGGAGGCTTGTCTGGTCGGAGATCGATGCACCCGACGCCGTGCGGGTCGCCTCGGGTGCCGCGGTATCCACCGATGAGGAGCGCGGGCCCGTCGTCCTCGACGACCCGTGGTGGGCGCAGGCCGTCGATCCCGGATTACTCGTGATCGGTCCCGGCAGTCCCGAGGGCGCAACGCTTCTGGCCGACATCCTGGATCTCCCGCAGGTCTCGGAGGAGTTCACCGCCGCACCGATCGGTGCGGGGGAGTACACGACGGCCGACGCCACCGCCGCGGTGTTGTTCACTTCCGAGACCGGCCGGCCGGTACCCGGCGAGGTGCGTGTGCATGACAACCTGCGGATGGTGTTGTCGCGCAAGGGTGGTGGCGCTGCGAGCGAGGTTCGGGTGCGGTGGTGGGTCGACGATCGGGGCGTCACGCATCTGTCCCGCCGGCGTTGA
- a CDS encoding MFS transporter, which produces MIGRKSKDSAAAPEGTTGPAAAARTRRDPVDHPGAANYPADGARRRATPTRIPSHGNPPGGNRGEAYLPPRTHNPHLPPLDDAPTDPHHASGAGGHRTQALPTDPTPETPKKITVARVAAMRSRQLTAKGLGKIHQAATADGADQSGLTALTLPVIVNFAVDAAMAVALANTLFFSAATGQSKVSVALYLALTIAPFALIAPLIGPLLDRLQQGRRIAMATTFGARVVLALLIMTNVSWDPVADQLNYDPWVLYPCALGLLVLSKSFGVLKSAVTPRVVPPTIDLPRVNSRLTMFGLVGGTIVGGAVAALFEVLLAKALPWHLPGAMLWLAVIAAFGAYLCMRIPSWVEVTEGEIPATLTYHAPHDATAAPGRAGVRGGAKALAAKMRQPLGRKVVAALWGNGTIRILTGFLTLYIAFYAKSQQGVHSDWKQLATIGAVGAAAGVGNAIGNGVGTRLQLRDPSKIVLYSTAACFVMAVLAAVFGNIVLATATALVASGTSAIGKVCLDSSIQDDLPEQSRASAFGRSETVLQLCWVLGAALGVLLPTTLWVGFTVVSVLLGLGLAQTVMTDRGRSLVPGLGGERPEHAEPTMSFADLGTPAYSHPTQRHAAVRPDRPDGHPGGRPADPGSAPARPHRPAGPARGPSSRDASGPGAQPTKRMGYH; this is translated from the coding sequence GTGATCGGACGGAAGTCGAAGGACAGCGCCGCAGCGCCCGAGGGCACCACGGGCCCTGCGGCCGCCGCGCGTACCCGACGCGACCCTGTCGACCACCCCGGGGCCGCGAATTATCCGGCCGACGGCGCCCGCCGCCGAGCCACCCCGACGCGAATCCCGTCGCACGGCAATCCGCCGGGCGGCAATCGCGGCGAGGCGTATCTGCCGCCGCGGACCCATAATCCGCACCTGCCGCCCCTCGACGACGCGCCGACCGATCCCCACCACGCGTCGGGTGCGGGCGGTCATCGGACGCAGGCCCTGCCGACCGATCCGACGCCGGAGACCCCGAAGAAGATCACGGTCGCGCGGGTGGCCGCGATGCGCAGCAGGCAGCTGACCGCGAAGGGGCTCGGCAAGATCCATCAGGCGGCCACCGCCGACGGCGCCGATCAGTCCGGGCTGACCGCGCTGACCCTGCCGGTGATCGTGAACTTCGCCGTCGACGCGGCGATGGCGGTCGCGTTGGCCAACACCCTGTTCTTCTCGGCGGCCACCGGACAGTCCAAGGTGTCGGTGGCGCTGTATCTGGCGCTCACCATCGCACCGTTCGCGCTGATCGCGCCGTTGATCGGGCCGTTGCTCGACCGACTGCAGCAGGGGCGTCGGATCGCGATGGCCACCACCTTCGGTGCCCGGGTGGTGCTGGCCCTGCTGATCATGACCAATGTCAGCTGGGACCCGGTTGCCGATCAGCTCAATTACGACCCGTGGGTCCTCTATCCCTGCGCGCTGGGTCTGCTCGTGCTGTCCAAATCGTTCGGGGTGCTCAAGTCGGCGGTCACCCCACGGGTGGTGCCCCCGACGATCGACCTGCCACGGGTGAACTCCCGGCTGACGATGTTCGGGCTGGTCGGCGGCACCATCGTCGGCGGCGCGGTGGCCGCACTGTTCGAGGTGTTGTTGGCCAAGGCGCTGCCGTGGCACCTGCCCGGCGCCATGCTCTGGCTGGCGGTCATCGCCGCATTCGGCGCGTACCTGTGCATGCGTATCCCGTCGTGGGTCGAGGTCACCGAGGGTGAGATCCCGGCGACGTTGACCTATCACGCCCCGCACGACGCAACCGCGGCGCCGGGACGGGCGGGCGTGCGCGGCGGGGCCAAGGCGTTGGCCGCGAAGATGCGCCAGCCCCTCGGACGCAAGGTGGTTGCCGCGCTGTGGGGTAACGGCACCATCCGCATCCTCACCGGCTTCCTGACGCTCTACATCGCCTTCTACGCCAAGTCCCAGCAGGGCGTGCACTCCGATTGGAAACAGCTCGCGACGATCGGCGCGGTCGGTGCGGCGGCGGGGGTGGGCAACGCCATCGGCAACGGGGTCGGCACGCGTCTGCAGTTGCGCGACCCGTCGAAGATCGTGCTGTATTCGACGGCCGCATGCTTTGTGATGGCCGTACTCGCGGCGGTGTTCGGCAACATCGTGCTGGCGACGGCGACCGCGCTGGTCGCCTCCGGCACCAGCGCGATCGGCAAGGTGTGCCTCGATTCGTCGATCCAGGACGATCTGCCCGAGCAGTCGCGGGCGTCGGCGTTCGGCCGGTCGGAGACGGTGCTGCAGCTGTGCTGGGTCCTCGGCGCCGCTCTGGGTGTGCTGTTGCCGACGACGCTGTGGGTGGGGTTCACCGTCGTCTCGGTGCTCCTCGGGCTGGGACTCGCGCAGACGGTGATGACCGACCGCGGGCGCTCCCTGGTCCCCGGCCTCGGCGGTGAGCGTCCCGAGCATGCCGAGCCGACCATGTCGTTCGCCGATCTCGGTACACCGGCCTACAGCCATCCGACGCAGCGACATGCGGCGGTCCGTCCGGATCGCCCGGACGGTCATCCGGGAGGCCGACCGGCCGATCCGGGGTCGGCGCCGGCCCGCCCGCACCGGCCGGCGGGCCCGGCGCGGGGTCCGTCGTCCCGCGACGCTTCCGGACCGGGTGCTCAGCCCACCAAGCGGATGGGATATCACTAG
- a CDS encoding transglycosylase family protein: MSGRHRKPSTTTATKTFAKIALTGAVLGGGAALLGTGSAHAASDSEWDQVAQCESGGNWAINTGNGYQGGLQFSPSTWAANGGTQFAPSADQASKEQQITVAERVLATQGKGAWPVCGTGLSGATPRTAPADTPRLDAPQAPAKGLANTPNATSTDQAIDQVSQAGVSPEVQNLLKAAKDSGYQLTPDQLRLFNENKGLVPLP; encoded by the coding sequence ATGTCCGGACGTCACCGCAAGCCGTCGACCACCACCGCAACCAAGACCTTCGCGAAGATCGCGCTGACCGGAGCCGTTCTCGGCGGCGGCGCGGCCCTGCTGGGCACCGGCTCGGCACATGCCGCCTCCGATTCCGAGTGGGATCAGGTCGCCCAGTGCGAGTCCGGTGGCAACTGGGCCATCAACACCGGCAACGGCTACCAGGGTGGACTCCAGTTCAGCCCGAGCACGTGGGCGGCCAACGGTGGCACCCAGTTCGCACCGAGCGCCGACCAGGCCTCCAAGGAGCAGCAGATCACCGTCGCCGAGCGAGTCCTGGCCACCCAGGGCAAGGGCGCATGGCCGGTCTGCGGCACCGGGTTGTCGGGCGCCACCCCGCGCACCGCCCCCGCCGACACCCCGCGTCTGGATGCGCCCCAGGCGCCCGCCAAGGGTCTCGCGAACACCCCGAACGCCACCAGCACCGACCAGGCGATCGATCAGGTCAGCCAGGCCGGCGTCAGCCCGGAGGTGCAGAACCTGCTCAAGGCCGCCAAGGACAGCGGCTACCAGCTCACCCCGGATCAGCTGCGCCTGTTCAACGAGAACAAGGGACTCGTCCCGCTCCCCTGA
- a CDS encoding flavin reductase family protein gives MIATHAALAPASDEGALKRAYSCFPSGVVAVCCHRGAPESSESHESSEPTDSAGPELVGMAASAFTSVSLDPPLVSVCVQNTSTTWPRLRDAGTVGVSVFAHDQAQLCRQLAGPAPRRFDGIEPLGSDDGALFIPGAAAHLSCTIESEIPAGDHLLVLLRIRRLDADPEVEPLVFHASTFRALQARIPDDDPTRR, from the coding sequence GTGATCGCCACCCACGCCGCTCTCGCGCCGGCATCGGACGAGGGTGCGCTGAAACGGGCGTACAGCTGTTTTCCGTCCGGGGTGGTCGCGGTCTGCTGCCATCGTGGCGCGCCCGAGTCCTCGGAGTCCCACGAGTCCTCCGAGCCCACGGACTCGGCCGGCCCGGAACTGGTCGGGATGGCCGCGAGCGCGTTCACGTCGGTGTCGCTGGATCCGCCGCTGGTGAGCGTGTGCGTGCAGAACACCTCGACGACGTGGCCGCGGCTGCGTGATGCCGGGACCGTCGGTGTCAGCGTGTTCGCCCACGACCAGGCGCAGTTGTGCCGCCAGCTCGCCGGTCCGGCACCGCGACGGTTCGACGGTATCGAGCCGCTCGGCTCCGACGACGGAGCCCTGTTCATCCCGGGCGCGGCCGCTCACCTGTCGTGCACGATCGAAAGTGAGATCCCCGCCGGCGATCACCTGCTGGTGCTGCTGCGCATCCGGCGCCTCGACGCCGACCCGGAGGTCGAGCCACTCGTGTTCCACGCCAGCACTTTTCGTGCTCTGCAGGCACGGATACCCGACGACGACCCCACGCGGCGATGA
- a CDS encoding molybdenum cofactor biosynthesis protein MoaE: MSAATPVEVYTTVSVDPIALADHEARVVVAADGHAGAVVGFVGAVRDHDGGRTVTSLSYSAHPDAPRVLTEVVSEICAATDGVRAVAVSHRVGDLSVGDVAFVVAVAADHRAEAFALCARLVDEVKARIPVWKHQFFGDGTDEWVGSA, encoded by the coding sequence ATGAGCGCTGCCACTCCGGTGGAGGTGTACACGACGGTGAGCGTCGATCCGATCGCACTCGCCGACCACGAGGCCCGCGTCGTCGTGGCTGCCGACGGACACGCCGGCGCGGTCGTGGGGTTCGTCGGCGCGGTCCGCGACCACGACGGCGGCCGCACGGTGACGAGCCTGTCGTATTCGGCGCATCCGGACGCCCCGCGCGTGCTCACCGAGGTCGTTTCCGAGATCTGTGCGGCCACCGACGGCGTCCGGGCGGTCGCGGTCTCCCATCGGGTGGGTGATCTGTCGGTCGGCGACGTCGCCTTCGTCGTCGCCGTGGCCGCCGATCACCGCGCCGAGGCGTTCGCGTTGTGCGCGCGACTCGTCGATGAGGTCAAGGCGCGCATACCGGTGTGGAAACACCAGTTCTTCGGCGACGGAACCGACGAGTGGGTCGGGTCGGCCTGA